Proteins encoded within one genomic window of Deinococcus sedimenti:
- a CDS encoding DUF1540 domain-containing protein, with protein MNDDKSMVSRCDATTCRFNDDHNCTAGQVEISMSGQTAQCMTFIPAEGMSDTQSVRADHH; from the coding sequence ATGAACGACGACAAGAGCATGGTCAGCCGCTGCGACGCCACCACCTGCCGCTTCAACGACGACCACAACTGCACCGCCGGGCAGGTCGAGATCAGCATGAGCGGCCAGACCGCCCAGTGCATGACCTTCATCCCCGCCGAGGGCATGAGCGACACCCAGAGCGTCCGCGCCGACCACCACTGA
- a CDS encoding uridine kinase, whose product MLAWLAARWAALPAHPVVRVAVDGVDGAGKTTLADELAGRVRALGRPVIRVSMDGFHQPRAARYARGRTSPEGFYRDSYDLAALVREVLSPLSPGGTLRYRPQVFDVTRDEPVPGPALLAEPGSLLIVDGLFLHRPDLRDWWHDSVFLRVPFAVSVPRGAARGPGYGSPDPAADSNRRYVAGNELYFREADPEARAGVVLDYTDLNAPRVVTVR is encoded by the coding sequence GTGTTGGCGTGGCTCGCGGCTCGCTGGGCGGCCCTCCCAGCGCACCCGGTCGTGCGGGTCGCGGTGGACGGCGTGGACGGGGCGGGCAAAACCACCCTGGCCGACGAACTGGCCGGGCGGGTGCGGGCGCTGGGGCGGCCCGTCATCCGCGTGAGCATGGACGGCTTTCACCAGCCCCGCGCGGCCCGGTACGCGCGGGGGCGCACGTCGCCGGAGGGGTTCTACCGCGACTCGTACGACCTGGCGGCGCTGGTGCGCGAGGTGCTCTCTCCCCTGTCGCCCGGCGGGACCCTGCGCTATCGCCCGCAGGTGTTCGACGTGACCCGCGACGAACCCGTGCCCGGCCCTGCACTGTTGGCCGAGCCAGGCAGTCTCCTGATCGTGGACGGGCTGTTCCTGCACCGCCCGGACCTGCGCGACTGGTGGCACGACTCGGTGTTCCTGCGCGTGCCGTTCGCGGTGTCGGTGCCGCGTGGCGCGGCGCGCGGGCCGGGCTACGGCTCGCCCGACCCGGCGGCGGACAGCAACCGCCGCTACGTGGCAGGCAACGAACTGTACTTCCGCGAGGCGGACCCCGAAGCGCGGGCGGGCGTCGTGCTGGACTACACCGACCTGAATGCCCCCAGGGTCGTCACGGTCCGGTAA
- a CDS encoding toxic anion resistance protein, which produces MSDGTPGPLTPPDSMLKAPEAVPSVQAGQAPEMVPLSPEDRARLETMAQAFAQDVLSAGAHSPEFKRKLDAVHELGLPEQRAAAQSSNRMLDRPLRATRAGALAEGSDILRGLTDLRRTVEDLDPSRAPTPRRLFGKLPGGKKVQNHLDRYQSAQSHLNGILEALYRGQDELRRDNATIETEKVHLWDTMQKLRQYAHVGKAVDEALTRRLTELQVTDPEKARMVSEELLFAVRQRVTDLLTQLAVSIQGYLALDLVRRNNMELIKGVDRATTTTVSALKTALMVSQALGTQQAVLGQVTALNDTTGRMIGSTAQLLKQQSTEIQRQAGSATVDPQIIQAAFRDVYGALDAISAYRTQALDRFRETMTVLDKEVAQAQTYLDRERQNAAREVAQGLNVTEKGDLKL; this is translated from the coding sequence ATGAGTGATGGAACCCCCGGACCGCTGACGCCGCCCGATTCGATGCTGAAAGCCCCGGAGGCCGTTCCGAGCGTGCAGGCGGGGCAGGCGCCCGAGATGGTGCCGCTGTCCCCCGAGGACCGCGCGCGGCTGGAAACCATGGCGCAGGCGTTTGCGCAGGACGTCCTGAGTGCGGGCGCGCACAGCCCGGAGTTCAAACGCAAACTGGACGCCGTGCATGAACTGGGCCTGCCCGAGCAGCGCGCCGCCGCGCAGAGCAGCAACCGCATGCTGGACCGCCCGCTGCGCGCCACGCGGGCCGGGGCGCTCGCGGAGGGCAGCGACATCCTGCGCGGCCTGACCGACCTGCGCCGCACCGTCGAGGACCTCGACCCCAGCCGCGCGCCCACCCCCCGCCGCCTGTTCGGGAAGCTGCCCGGCGGGAAGAAGGTGCAGAACCACCTCGACCGCTACCAGAGCGCGCAGTCGCACCTGAACGGCATCCTGGAGGCGCTGTACCGCGGGCAGGACGAACTGCGGCGCGACAACGCCACCATCGAGACCGAGAAGGTCCACCTGTGGGACACCATGCAGAAACTCCGGCAGTACGCGCACGTCGGCAAGGCCGTGGACGAGGCCCTGACCCGCCGCCTGACCGAGTTGCAGGTCACCGACCCAGAGAAGGCCCGCATGGTCAGCGAGGAACTGCTGTTCGCCGTGCGGCAGCGCGTCACGGACCTCCTGACTCAGCTGGCCGTGAGCATCCAGGGGTACCTCGCGCTGGATCTCGTGCGGCGCAACAACATGGAGCTCATCAAGGGCGTGGACCGCGCCACGACCACCACCGTCAGCGCCCTGAAGACCGCGCTGATGGTCTCGCAGGCGCTCGGGACGCAGCAGGCGGTACTGGGGCAGGTCACGGCACTGAACGACACGACGGGGCGCATGATCGGCTCGACCGCGCAACTCCTGAAGCAGCAGAGCACCGAGATCCAGCGGCAGGCGGGCAGCGCCACCGTGGACCCGCAGATCATCCAGGCGGCGTTCCGGGACGTGTACGGCGCGCTGGACGCCATCAGCGCCTACCGCACGCAGGCGCTGGACCGCTTCCGCGAGACGATGACCGTGCTGGACAAGGAGGTCGCGCAGGCGCAGACGTACCTGGACCGTGAACGCCAGAACGCCGCGCGTGAAGTCGCGCAGGGCCTGAACGTCACCGAGAAAGGCGACCTGAAACTCTGA
- a CDS encoding GNAT family N-acetyltransferase: MPGTPDLTLRERHPDDLPILWRWTHAEPDPEWQRWDAPYFHAVRKEAEVLPFETYRDQTLDRPVSRNVRVIALDGVCIGQVSRAEEAPAGGGWWDLGLLIFDPGHWGAGLGTRALDLWAAATFAETDAHVLTLTTWGGNERMIRAAARVGFHECARIPQARAWAGQRWDSVKLARLRG, from the coding sequence ATGCCCGGCACCCCCGACCTGACCCTGCGTGAACGTCATCCCGACGATCTGCCGATCCTCTGGCGCTGGACGCACGCTGAACCCGACCCTGAGTGGCAGCGCTGGGACGCCCCGTACTTCCACGCCGTTCGCAAGGAAGCAGAGGTGCTCCCATTCGAGACCTACCGCGATCAGACCCTGGACCGCCCGGTCAGTCGGAACGTGCGCGTGATCGCGCTGGACGGCGTGTGCATCGGGCAGGTCAGCCGCGCCGAGGAAGCCCCGGCGGGCGGCGGGTGGTGGGACCTGGGCCTCCTGATCTTCGACCCGGGGCACTGGGGCGCCGGGCTGGGGACGCGGGCACTGGACCTGTGGGCAGCAGCGACGTTCGCGGAGACGGACGCGCACGTCCTGACGCTGACCACCTGGGGCGGCAACGAACGCATGATCCGCGCGGCGGCCCGCGTGGGCTTCCACGAGTGCGCCCGCATCCCTCAGGCGCGGGCGTGGGCAGGCCAGCGCTGGGACAGCGTGAAACTCGCCCGGCTGCGCGGCTGA
- a CDS encoding FlgD immunoglobulin-like domain containing protein, giving the protein MTLRLLLTAAVLTSSLAQAQTSVFNIPALPPRSSAAPTTPAPVTPAPSTPAPAASTLPMTNPVLRTEHSANLNGPGSLRVGQATTWTFTLSNLGEQPINLQHGACDVRFEVLDAAGKVVRANPTNTVCTMQLVMTDVAPGETMDVQDIRWDGRDSAGRALPAGEYTIRAVFSGAGVRIMAEEFPVTIEN; this is encoded by the coding sequence ATGACTCTGCGCCTCCTGCTGACCGCTGCCGTCCTGACGTCCTCACTGGCCCAGGCGCAGACGAGCGTCTTCAACATTCCTGCTCTGCCGCCCCGCAGCAGCGCCGCCCCCACGACCCCAGCCCCGGTTACCCCGGCCCCGAGCACCCCTGCGCCCGCCGCCAGCACCCTCCCCATGACCAATCCTGTGCTGAGGACCGAGCACAGCGCGAACCTCAACGGTCCCGGCAGCCTGCGAGTCGGGCAGGCGACCACCTGGACGTTCACGCTGTCGAACCTGGGCGAGCAGCCCATCAACCTGCAGCACGGGGCGTGCGACGTGCGCTTCGAGGTGCTTGACGCCGCCGGGAAGGTCGTGCGCGCCAACCCCACGAACACCGTGTGCACCATGCAGCTGGTCATGACGGACGTCGCGCCGGGCGAGACGATGGACGTGCAGGACATCCGCTGGGACGGCCGTGACAGCGCCGGACGCGCCCTGCCCGCCGGGGAGTACACCATCCGCGCGGTGTTCAGCGGGGCGGGCGTGCGAATCATGGCTGAGGAGTTCCCGGTCACCATCGAGAACTGA
- a CDS encoding DinB family protein produces the protein MNRSAILARTFQAHRSALLDLLEQLPEDQGTFAAWDGGMSFIGLSDHLSASADRFLNMVQGQAPDAMPEPSATLTEARGRLWDSRERALNAISALSDEDLSRRVPAFGGREMPVAALIDTIITHEAHHKGQVWLMARMIGLKPPMFIKMG, from the coding sequence ATGAACCGCAGCGCCATCCTTGCCCGCACCTTCCAGGCCCACCGTTCCGCCCTGCTCGACCTGCTCGAGCAGCTGCCCGAGGATCAGGGCACGTTCGCCGCGTGGGACGGCGGCATGAGCTTCATCGGGCTGTCCGACCACCTGTCCGCCAGCGCCGACCGGTTCCTGAACATGGTGCAGGGCCAGGCGCCCGACGCGATGCCCGAGCCGAGCGCCACGCTGACCGAGGCGCGCGGCCGCCTGTGGGACTCGCGGGAACGCGCCCTGAACGCCATCAGCGCCCTGAGTGACGAGGACCTGTCGCGCCGCGTGCCGGCCTTCGGGGGGCGCGAGATGCCGGTCGCGGCGCTGATCGACACGATCATCACGCACGAGGCTCACCACAAGGGGCAGGTGTGGCTCATGGCCCGCATGATCGGCTTGAAGCCCCCCATGTTCATCAAGATGGGCTGA
- a CDS encoding GNAT family N-acetyltransferase, translating into MNTYTLEAATHDTLADVVALIPDPAEAGRRLTFTRSRVEAGALRPEQFLILRSPRGVEGVCLRPASPQIPLLPRLREDVPAGALISFLRELRAAGPRLILVSTQAPLRREEAEAAGWDLQEANVVYETTDLRARSYPADPHVQPVTANDPGVAAALTALGREAWTPGEDWTLYALTHAGEVVALAALGASGPPDTAGIDLIGVLPQRRGQGLGARLHAHLLHLAAQTFGTHVGGTEADNRAMRRLFERHGARLVSTQLDFHTPAVPAP; encoded by the coding sequence GTGAACACCTACACCCTTGAAGCGGCCACGCACGACACGCTGGCCGATGTCGTCGCCCTGATTCCAGATCCCGCCGAGGCCGGGCGGCGCCTGACCTTCACCCGCTCGCGGGTCGAGGCCGGGGCGCTGCGCCCGGAGCAGTTCCTCATTCTGCGTTCGCCCCGCGGGGTGGAGGGCGTCTGCCTGCGTCCCGCCAGCCCACAGATTCCGCTGCTCCCACGGCTGCGCGAGGACGTCCCTGCCGGGGCGCTGATCTCCTTCCTGCGTGAACTGCGCGCGGCGGGCCCGCGCCTGATCCTCGTGTCCACCCAGGCGCCCCTTCGCCGTGAAGAGGCCGAGGCCGCCGGGTGGGATCTTCAGGAGGCGAACGTCGTGTACGAGACGACCGACCTCCGCGCCCGGTCGTACCCGGCTGACCCGCACGTTCAGCCCGTAACCGCAAATGATCCTGGCGTGGCGGCGGCCCTGACGGCGCTGGGCCGCGAGGCCTGGACGCCGGGCGAGGACTGGACGCTGTACGCCCTGACCCACGCGGGCGAGGTGGTGGCCCTGGCGGCCCTGGGGGCCAGTGGGCCGCCCGACACGGCCGGGATCGACCTGATCGGCGTTCTGCCCCAGCGGCGCGGCCAGGGCTTGGGGGCTCGGCTGCACGCGCACCTGCTGCATCTGGCCGCGCAGACCTTCGGAACGCACGTGGGCGGCACGGAAGCCGACAACCGCGCTATGCGCCGCCTGTTCGAGCGGCACGGCGCGCGGCTGGTGTCCACGCAGCTGGACTTCCATACCCCGGCCGTCCCTGCGCCTTGA
- the rpmI gene encoding 50S ribosomal protein L35, whose translation MPKMKTLKAASRRVKITGTGKVMAFKSGKRHQNTGKSGNEIRGKGKGFVLAKSEWARMKLMLPKGK comes from the coding sequence ATGCCCAAGATGAAGACACTGAAAGCGGCCAGCCGCCGGGTGAAGATCACCGGGACCGGCAAGGTCATGGCGTTCAAGAGTGGCAAGCGCCACCAGAACACCGGCAAGAGCGGCAACGAAATCCGCGGCAAGGGCAAGGGCTTCGTCCTCGCCAAGAGTGAATGGGCCCGCATGAAACTCATGCTGCCGAAGGGGAAGTGA
- the rplT gene encoding 50S ribosomal protein L20, which produces MPRAKTGIIRRRRHKKVLKRAKGFWGSRSKQYRNAFQTLLNAATYEYRDRRNKKRDFRRLWIQRINAGARLHGMNYSTFIGGLKKANIDLNRKVLADIAAREPEAFKALVDAAKNGK; this is translated from the coding sequence ATGCCTCGCGCCAAAACCGGTATCATCCGTCGCCGCCGTCACAAGAAGGTCCTGAAGCGCGCCAAGGGCTTCTGGGGCTCCCGCAGCAAGCAGTACCGCAACGCGTTCCAGACCCTGCTGAACGCCGCGACCTACGAGTACCGCGACCGCCGCAACAAGAAGCGTGACTTCCGCCGCCTGTGGATCCAGCGTATCAACGCCGGCGCCCGCCTGCACGGCATGAACTACAGCACCTTCATCGGTGGCCTGAAGAAGGCGAACATCGACCTGAACCGCAAGGTCCTGGCCGATATCGCCGCGCGCGAACCCGAGGCCTTCAAGGCCCTCGTGGACGCCGCCAAGAACGGCAAGTAA
- a CDS encoding GntR family transcriptional regulator — protein sequence MAKYPLIKTTLKDRLLGGHYAEGLPLPSEPQLAREFEVSRMTARRAIDELEREGYVYRVQGAGTFPTGKRFRQGMFRVRPFKEWARHPDHRTTVLRAMQIEATPEIAIVLQIQPGDPVIFVHRLRTAGDEALVIEKRYINGTLVPNLLDHNLGAESIHEIMISLGVPLQRVEQNLEAVNLRQEEADLLRVPLGTAAFLLRRTTYSGQKRASYVNYWVRGDRYAFQDTFEP from the coding sequence ATGGCGAAGTACCCGCTCATCAAGACGACCCTGAAAGACCGCCTGCTCGGCGGCCACTACGCCGAGGGGCTCCCCCTGCCCAGCGAACCGCAGCTCGCCCGCGAATTCGAAGTCTCCCGCATGACCGCCCGCCGCGCCATCGACGAACTGGAACGCGAAGGCTACGTCTACCGCGTCCAGGGCGCCGGCACCTTCCCCACCGGGAAACGCTTCCGGCAGGGCATGTTCCGCGTCCGGCCCTTCAAGGAATGGGCCCGCCACCCCGACCACCGCACCACGGTCCTGCGCGCCATGCAGATCGAGGCCACCCCCGAGATCGCCATCGTGCTGCAGATCCAGCCCGGCGACCCCGTCATCTTCGTGCACCGCCTGCGCACCGCCGGGGACGAAGCCCTGGTCATCGAGAAGCGCTACATCAACGGCACCCTCGTCCCGAACCTGCTGGATCACAACCTGGGCGCCGAGAGCATCCACGAGATCATGATCAGCCTGGGCGTGCCCCTGCAGCGCGTCGAGCAGAACCTCGAGGCCGTCAACCTCCGCCAAGAGGAAGCCGACCTGCTGCGCGTGCCACTGGGCACCGCCGCGTTCCTGCTGCGCCGCACCACCTACAGCGGCCAGAAACGCGCCAGTTACGTGAACTACTGGGTGCGCGGCGACCGCTACGCCTTCCAGGACACCTTCGAACCCTGA
- the moaA gene encoding GTP 3',8-cyclase MoaA, with protein MLDLLGRPLRDLRISVTDRCNLRCTYCMPAEVFGPEYAFLPRAELLSFEEIERLARAFVSLGVRKLRITGGEPTLRRDLPTLIAALAAIPDVEDVAMTTNGLLLPRVAADLRAAGLRRVTVSIDSLDPEVFGRMNGLGTHPQKVLDGIEAALTVGLGVKVNTVVQRGVNDAGLRELWLALRELAPVRFIEFMDVGNHNGWNLDSVVPSREVLARLGGEAGGGHFRPVRADYRGEVASRYADPAGREVGLISSVTAPFCGDCSRARISAVGVLYTCLFASGGTDLRAALRGGASDGALRDLIAGVWAGRGDRYSEERGEATAALRPKVEMSHIGG; from the coding sequence ATGCTCGATCTGCTGGGAAGACCTCTGCGTGACCTGCGTATCAGCGTGACGGACCGCTGCAATCTGCGCTGCACGTACTGCATGCCGGCCGAGGTGTTCGGGCCGGAGTACGCCTTCCTGCCGCGTGCGGAGCTGCTGAGTTTCGAGGAGATCGAGCGGCTGGCCCGCGCGTTCGTGTCGCTGGGGGTGCGCAAGCTGCGGATCACGGGCGGCGAGCCGACCCTGCGGCGGGACCTGCCGACCCTGATCGCGGCGCTGGCGGCGATTCCGGACGTGGAGGACGTGGCGATGACCACGAACGGCCTGCTGCTGCCGCGTGTGGCGGCGGACCTGCGGGCAGCGGGGTTGCGGCGGGTGACGGTCAGCATCGACAGCCTGGACCCCGAGGTGTTCGGGCGGATGAATGGCCTGGGCACGCATCCGCAGAAGGTGCTGGACGGGATCGAGGCGGCGCTGACGGTGGGACTGGGCGTGAAGGTGAACACGGTGGTGCAGCGCGGCGTGAACGACGCGGGCCTGCGCGAGTTGTGGCTGGCGCTGCGTGAACTGGCCCCGGTGCGGTTCATCGAGTTCATGGACGTGGGGAATCACAACGGCTGGAACCTGGACAGCGTGGTACCCAGCCGGGAGGTGCTGGCCCGGCTGGGCGGCGAGGCTGGGGGCGGTCATTTCCGGCCGGTCCGGGCGGACTACCGGGGTGAGGTGGCGTCGCGCTACGCAGACCCGGCGGGGCGTGAGGTGGGACTGATCAGTTCGGTGACGGCGCCGTTCTGCGGGGACTGCTCGCGGGCACGGATCTCGGCGGTGGGGGTGCTGTACACCTGTCTGTTCGCGTCGGGTGGCACGGACCTGCGTGCGGCGCTGCGGGGGGGCGCGTCGGACGGGGCGCTGCGGGACCTGATCGCGGGCGTGTGGGCGGGCCGGGGGGACCGGTACAGTGAGGAGCGGGGCGAGGCGACGGCGGCCCTGCGCCCGAAGGTGGAGATGTCGCATATCGGGGGCTGA
- a CDS encoding MFS transporter, translated as MARVTALTRAASAYPTGFWVLWWGTLINRLGEFVVPLLGFYLTAHAHLTITQVSVILAMLGLGRFVSEGLSGPLTDRRGPAFTMILALTGGAVMILALSFAQGFWWTAAGVLGFSLLSALYKPAASTAVADLTQGAQRTRAYTLLYWAINVGAATAPLLGGWLAGRSLRLLFWLDAATMAAYALLLTVLYPRAARPTRSAAARARSFLPRDPLLWQFCLASLLFGLTYQSYKLLAVVFAQQGFTPLQYGQVLAVNGALVVLLGLPLGHLIARSNHPRWQALGAALLGVGFLGHALAHTLGAHMLAVAVWTVGEIVAYSISKTIISELGPPAQRGTYIGLVGSMAGLATLLAPLLGGAMLQTLGAAGMWVVIAGLALLAALLLLALEGRVRARLALHSSVD; from the coding sequence ATGGCGCGCGTGACTGCCCTGACCCGCGCCGCCTCTGCCTACCCGACCGGGTTCTGGGTCCTGTGGTGGGGCACCCTGATCAACCGCCTGGGCGAGTTCGTGGTGCCGCTGCTGGGCTTCTACCTGACCGCGCACGCGCACCTGACCATCACGCAGGTCAGCGTGATCCTGGCGATGCTGGGCCTGGGCCGCTTCGTGTCCGAGGGCCTCAGCGGCCCGCTGACCGACCGGCGCGGCCCGGCCTTCACCATGATCCTCGCGCTGACCGGCGGGGCGGTCATGATCCTGGCACTGTCATTCGCGCAGGGGTTCTGGTGGACGGCGGCGGGCGTGCTGGGCTTCTCGCTGCTGTCCGCGCTGTACAAACCCGCCGCGAGCACCGCCGTCGCGGACCTCACGCAGGGCGCGCAGCGGACCCGCGCGTACACCCTGCTGTACTGGGCGATCAACGTCGGCGCCGCCACCGCCCCCCTGCTGGGCGGCTGGCTGGCCGGGCGATCCCTGCGGCTGCTGTTCTGGCTGGACGCCGCGACCATGGCCGCGTACGCGCTGCTGCTCACGGTGCTGTACCCCCGCGCCGCCCGGCCCACCCGGAGTGCCGCGGCACGCGCCCGCTCATTCCTGCCGCGCGACCCGCTGCTGTGGCAGTTCTGCCTCGCGTCCCTGCTGTTCGGCCTGACGTACCAGAGTTACAAGCTGCTGGCCGTGGTGTTCGCGCAGCAGGGCTTCACGCCCCTGCAGTACGGGCAGGTGCTGGCCGTGAACGGCGCGCTGGTCGTCCTGCTGGGTCTGCCCCTGGGGCACCTGATCGCCCGCAGCAACCACCCCCGCTGGCAGGCGCTGGGCGCCGCACTGCTCGGCGTAGGCTTCCTGGGCCACGCCCTGGCGCACACCCTGGGGGCGCACATGCTGGCCGTGGCCGTCTGGACGGTGGGGGAGATCGTCGCGTACAGCATCAGCAAGACCATCATCAGCGAATTGGGCCCGCCCGCGCAGCGCGGGACGTACATCGGACTGGTGGGCAGCATGGCGGGCCTCGCGACCCTGCTGGCCCCACTGCTGGGCGGCGCGATGCTGCAGACACTGGGGGCGGCAGGCATGTGGGTCGTGATCGCCGGACTGGCCCTCCTGGCCGCGCTGCTGCTGCTGGCCCTCGAAGGGCGCGTGCGGGCGCGGCTGGCGCTACACAGCTCGGTGGACTAA
- a CDS encoding GGDEF domain-containing protein codes for MTLPAAAPLPSEEWSALLPPALQPYEARLSPERSLARVDGLLQLVTEPHPLQDRVDLALAARDLAAFLNDAERQAGANFHLAHLLDSAEGLAAARLAASQYEHLRDPERERQSLYRVAQLAPDPREALVAAVQATELARDALDGALEEQALRRSAALLMDLEDHAGALGAARAALALAGEDAARQHASLPLLLLLGDLHLRAGDAVEALAAFRAAAYLVNGQGTAEQAEALGGVGRAYLAQGDLERAGKFLEKATEVARDLDAPALHARLLNALAAAQTDPGRVSPILKGSLALTGDAPRLHGETLLRLGQHAQGHGQTREAREAFLEAASVGQASGDAINEAEAHAGLAALALAQGNAEAAVPALRRWGELQASAREAQLGAQRRVQDALRDAQHGLALRRERREARDTLDSAMDQASAQLQELQQLVSRWRGTSMLDPDSGARSREYGVDLLRQHFRRSERTRAPLSLAVVAVEFPGAHSDVKDTLLESNVMTAVARLLQRSVRDTDTVARFDQFKFMVVLPDTDVAGARVAMERVLLGVTQEDWAAQGLTSPATLAVGLAARGFIQGVEQMIDVADAEQYRARRQGPDTLSVAC; via the coding sequence ATGACCCTGCCCGCCGCTGCTCCCCTGCCGTCAGAGGAGTGGAGTGCGCTGCTCCCCCCGGCCCTGCAGCCGTACGAGGCGCGGCTGTCCCCCGAGCGGTCGCTGGCGCGGGTGGACGGCCTGCTGCAGCTGGTGACGGAACCGCACCCGCTGCAGGACCGGGTGGATCTGGCGCTGGCTGCGCGGGACCTGGCGGCGTTCCTGAACGACGCGGAGCGGCAGGCGGGCGCGAATTTTCACCTGGCGCACCTGCTGGACTCGGCCGAGGGGCTGGCGGCGGCGCGGCTGGCCGCCTCGCAGTATGAGCACCTGCGGGACCCGGAGCGCGAGCGGCAGAGTCTGTACCGGGTGGCGCAGCTGGCCCCGGACCCGCGGGAGGCGCTGGTGGCGGCCGTGCAGGCGACCGAGTTGGCCCGGGACGCGCTGGACGGCGCGCTGGAGGAGCAGGCGTTGCGGCGCAGCGCGGCCCTGCTGATGGACCTGGAGGATCACGCCGGGGCGCTGGGGGCGGCCCGCGCGGCCCTGGCCCTGGCAGGCGAGGACGCGGCCCGGCAGCACGCGTCCCTGCCGCTGCTGCTGCTGCTGGGCGACCTGCACCTGCGTGCCGGTGACGCGGTGGAGGCCCTGGCGGCGTTCCGGGCGGCGGCGTACCTCGTGAACGGGCAGGGCACGGCGGAGCAGGCCGAGGCGCTGGGCGGCGTGGGCCGCGCGTACCTCGCGCAGGGGGACCTGGAGCGGGCCGGGAAGTTCCTGGAGAAGGCGACCGAGGTGGCGCGCGACCTGGACGCCCCGGCCCTGCACGCGCGGCTGCTCAACGCACTGGCAGCCGCGCAGACCGATCCGGGGCGGGTGTCGCCGATCCTGAAGGGCAGTCTGGCGCTGACGGGCGACGCGCCGCGCCTGCATGGCGAGACGCTGCTGCGCCTGGGGCAGCACGCGCAGGGGCACGGGCAGACGCGTGAGGCGCGCGAGGCGTTCCTGGAGGCCGCGTCGGTCGGGCAGGCCAGCGGCGACGCGATCAACGAGGCGGAAGCTCACGCGGGACTGGCGGCGCTGGCGCTGGCGCAGGGCAACGCGGAGGCGGCCGTCCCTGCCCTGCGCCGCTGGGGTGAACTGCAGGCCAGCGCGCGCGAGGCGCAGCTGGGCGCGCAGCGGCGCGTGCAGGACGCGCTGCGGGACGCGCAGCATGGGCTGGCGTTGCGGCGCGAGCGTCGCGAGGCGCGGGACACGCTGGACAGCGCCATGGATCAGGCGAGCGCGCAGCTGCAGGAGTTGCAGCAGCTTGTCTCGCGCTGGCGGGGGACGTCCATGCTGGACCCGGACAGTGGCGCGCGGTCGCGGGAGTACGGCGTGGACCTGCTGCGGCAGCACTTCCGGCGCAGCGAGCGGACTCGCGCGCCACTGTCGCTGGCGGTGGTGGCCGTGGAATTTCCCGGCGCGCACAGTGACGTGAAGGACACGCTGCTGGAAAGCAACGTGATGACGGCCGTGGCGCGGCTGCTGCAGCGGAGCGTGCGGGACACGGATACGGTGGCGCGCTTCGATCAGTTCAAGTTCATGGTGGTGCTGCCCGACACGGACGTGGCCGGGGCGCGCGTGGCGATGGAGCGGGTGCTGCTGGGCGTGACGCAGGAGGACTGGGCCGCGCAGGGCCTGACGTCCCCGGCGACCCTGGCGGTGGGGCTGGCCGCGCGGGGATTCATTCAGGGCGTGGAGCAGATGATTGACGTGGCGGACGCCGAGCAGTACCGGGCGCGGCGGCAGGGGCCGGATACCCTGAGTGTCGCCTGTTAG